A genomic segment from Colletotrichum higginsianum IMI 349063 chromosome 5, whole genome shotgun sequence encodes:
- a CDS encoding Short-chain dehydrogenase has product MSGNPKKTRSSFSVSGKTAIITGAGSGINLCFAEILLARGCNVLIADISLRPEAEALVSKHRDADSKPRAVFAETDVTSWPALSRMFNTAIAEFGGFDIFCPGAGVYEPHWSNFWHPPGSAESKDSLDGGRYALLDINVTHPIRSTQLAISHWLHPKTADDAVIPSAVKASPENPKRIVHISSVAGQVPNFNAPLYAASKFAITGFVRSLARLEETDGIRVNAVAPGVVRTPLWTENPEKLINLDASQDGWVTPQEVAEAMLQCVEQDSLVGGSILEVGKGHTRLVEVFNDAGPDRDPQNGLMARNVSKGTDMILSWLKDAAKWAVGRD; this is encoded by the exons ATGTCGGGGAACCCCAAGAAGACTCGGTCGTCTTTCAGCGTATCTGGCAAAACTGCCATAATCACTGGTGCTGGATCAG GCATCAACCTCTGTTTTGCCGAGATTCTGCTCGCCCGTGGCTGCAATGTACTTATTGCCGACATATCTCTGAGACCCGAAGCAGAGGCTCTCGTCTCCAAACACCGAGACGCCGACAGCAAGCCCCGtgccgtcttcgccgagaCAGACGTAACCTCGTGGCCGGCGCTTTCCCGCATGTTCAAcaccgccatcgccgagttTGGGGGATTCGACATCTTCTGTCCCGGGGCCGGCGTGTATGAGCCGCACTGGTCGAACTTCTGGCATCCGCCGGGATCGGCCGAGAGCAAAGACAGTCTGGACGGCGGGCGGTACGCTCTGCTCGACATCAACGTCACGCACCCGATTCGCTCGACGCAGTTGGCCATTTCTCACTGGCTGCAcccgaagacggccgacgatgccgtcatCCCCTCTGCGGTCAAAGCCTCGCCCGAAAACCCAAAGAGGATCGTTCACATCTCATCCGTCGCGGGCCAGGTGCCGAACTTCAACGCTCCACTTTATGCGGCCTCCAAATTCGCCATCACCGGCTTCGTGCGGAGTCTGGCCCGGCTGGAAGAGACTGACGGGATCCGAGTCAACGCGGTAGCGCCGGGCGTCGTCCGCACGCCGCTCTGGACCGAGAACCCCGAGAAGCTCATCAACTTGGACGCAAGTCAAGACGGCTGGGTCACTCCCCAAGAGGTGGCAGAGGCCATGCTGCAGTGTGTCGAGCAAGATTCGCTTGTTGGGGGGTCCATCCTGGAGGTGGGAAAGGGCCACACCCGGTTGGTTGAGGTGTTCAACGATGCCGGTCCAGACAGAGACCCGCAGAACGGCTTGATGGCGAGGAACGTGTCCAAAGGGACCGATATGATACTCTCCTGGCTCAAGGACGCAGCCAAGTGGGCTGTTGGTAGAGACTAG
- a CDS encoding ankyrin translates to MSSDKDVRVVHTVFAVREDQDGRQPVFVDQPLKLDAMSKSSSSVLFRLSVSITDSASAKTIIYLQITPDRIASLRNTTCDTSDRSPPCLEQVRQQLGGIRFVTRLQFQLHSGIHAQLVVPTGFTIDEASDSLMRRTFSSATLLATASLFSLYVPPNALPKMKFQSLAQAVRQFPTLTAAQRQAYERMVDLRRLYHGKGGIVFIPEYHNSPLPDKDRKRSSTPATTDSYATTVPFDTPPRYQESPPRYDKCPRDGQQPKPRSDAKAISAESPGGDCAPPGYNDTERQHSVSKATKRVLHCGSEDIDLHPTYKKKYSRATDCTTSASTRNAQRPPKMSSSQLVEPDCSESRLKFLLERQRQQIKQLQADIEGLQRRNKELEGRHDELEENWYDLENRQVESEETIESLLIHTGELDDECEKLGKQMPDICEEMEDWMKDNMGDRMKESMESWFKENMAETINGYINDQVAAQIAQVKTKMRRALQG, encoded by the coding sequence ATGTCGTCCGACAAGGACGTGCGCGTTGTCCACACGGTCTTTGCGGTGCGTGAAGACCAAGATGGACGGCAGCCCGTATTTGTTGACCAGCCCTTGAAACTTGACGCCATGTCCAAGTCCTCATCCTCAGTTCTCTTCCGTCTTAGTGTCTCCATCACCGACAGCGCCTCGGCCAAAACCATCATTTATCTGCAGATCACACCTGACCGTATCGCTTCGCTGCGCAATACGACTTGCGACACGAGCGATCGAAGCCCGCCTTGCCTCGAACAGGTTCGTCAGCAACTGGGCGGCATTCGCTTTGTAACCCGCCTCCAGTTCCAGCTGCACAGCGGCATCCATGCCCAACTCGTTGTGCCGACCGGTTTCACTATCGATGAGGCCTCTGACAGCCTGATGCGGCGTACCTTTAGCTCCGCCACCTTGCTCGCGACCGCTTCGTTGTTTTCCCTATACGTTCCGCCCAACGCCttgccgaagatgaagtTTCAAAGTTTGGCCCAGGCTGTTCGGCAGTTTCCGACTCTGACGGCAGCCCAGCGCCAGGCGTATGAGCGCATGGTGGATCTGCGCAGGCTGTATCATGGGAAAGGTGGCATTGTGTTTATACCCGAGTACCACAATAGTCCTCTGCCGGATAAGGACCGCAAAAGATCTTCCACACCGGCCACGACCGACTCGTACGCGACGACCGTTCCCTTTGACACCCCCCCACGTTACCAAGAGTCACCACCGCGGTATGACAAATGCCCGAGAGACGGACAGCAGCCGAAGCCCAGGTCAGACGCCAAAGCCATCTCCGCCGAAAGTCCCGGCGGCGACTGTGCCCCGCCGGGGTATAACGACACCGAACGGCAGCACAGTGTGTCGAAAGCTACGAAGCGCGTGCTGCACTGCGGGAGCGAAGACATCGATCTACACCCAACCTACAAGAAGAAATACTCGCGTGCTACCGATTGCACAACGTCGGCGTCTACAAGAAACGCCCAACGTCCACCAAAAATGTCGTCATCTCAACTTGTAGAGCCGGACTGCTCCGAAAGCAGGTTGAAGTTCCTGCTTGAACGGCAACGCCAACAAATTAAACAGCTGCAAGCGGATATCGAGGGACTTCAACGGCGCAACAAAGAGCTCGAGGGACGACATGACGAGCTGGAGGAAAACTGGTACGATTTGGAGAATCGTCAAGTCGAATCCGAAGAGACCATTGAGTCTCTGCTCATCCACACTGGCGAGCTTGATGACGAGTGCGAGAAGCTTGGGAAACAGATGCCAGACATTTGCGAAGAGATGGAAGACTGGATGAAGGACAACATGGGAGACAGGATGAAAGAATCTATGGAGAGCTGGTTCAAGGAGAATATGGCGGAAACCATAAATGGATATATCAACGACCAAGTGGCAGCCCAAATAGCTCAAGTGAAGACAAAGATGCGCAGAGCCCTTCAAGGCTAG
- a CDS encoding Riboflavin transporter MCH5 — MSQTAVKTSSIQLRNVHGPTSSAPSTSLYDAEPEWTRHRDRDSYEDHDASRSSELTFPEGGWQAWLVVFGSFCAMLSVFGLINSAAVFESYFSENQLADHSSSENGWIFSLYLFIVYFVGIQVGPLFDQHGPRGLVVAGGLCMSASLLLLSLCKEYYQILLTYSILGGLGGALLNSPSYGAIAHFFDSRRGFATGIATTAGSVGGIVYPIILQNLFPTLGFGPTARILGFILIGLTVPATLFIRSRLPKKEGPASIWPDLTVFRDLKFALSAVGLFFMEWGLFVPITYIISYAATLPGSNVHSYTILSILNAGSAVGRFLPGLAADKYGRFNIILITIALCFVSVFGLWLPSGNSQSMLLAFVAIFGFASGSNLGLVPVCLGQLCDARDYGRFLSTAMVMASFGTLSSLPVAGAILESNKGGQNWEGLIIFSGVSYVLAFICYAAVRVLAVGWTLSARF; from the exons ATGTCCCAGACGGCTGTCAAGACATCTTCCATTCAGTTGAGAAATGTCCACGGACcaacgtcctcggcgccatccACGAGTCTTTACGACGCCGAGCCGGAATGGACAAGACATCGAGACAGAGACAGTTATGAAGACCATGATGCATCAAGGTCCAGCGAACTGACCTTCCCCGAAGGCGGCTGGCAGGCCTGGCTGGTCGTCTTTGGGTCCTTTTGTGCCATGCTCTCCGTCTTTGGTCTCATCAAttccgccgccgtcttcgagtCCTACTTCTCCGAGAACCAGCTCGCCGACCACTCGTCTTCGGAAAATGGCTGGATCTTCAGCCTCTACCTCTTCATAGTCTACTTCGTCGGCATACAAGTCGGGCCCCTCTTCGACCAGCACGGCCCTCGCGGGCTCGTTGTTGCTGGCGGCCTCTGCATGTCGGCAAGTCTTCTGCTCCTCAGTCTGTGCAAAG AGTACTATCAAATCCTCCTCACATACTCTATCCTGGGCGGTTTGGGCGGCGCTCTGCTCAATTCTCCATCCTACGGCGCCATCGCACACTTCTTCGACTCACGGCGAGGTTTTGCCACCGGCATCGCGACGACCGCCGGttccgtcggcggcatcgtctaTCCCATCATCCTCCAGAACCTCTTTCCGACTCTCGGCTTCGGCCCCACGGCCCGGATTTTGGGATTCATCCTCATCGGCCTCACCGTCCCTGCCACCCTCTTCATCCGATCACGGCTgcccaagaaggaggggCCGGCGTCCATCTGGCCCGACCTCACCGTCTTTCGAGACCTGAAGTTTGCGCTGTCTGCCGTGGGCCTGTTTTTCATGGAATGGGGCCTTTTCGTCCCCATCACCTACATCATCTCGTATGCGGCCACGTTGCCGGGAAGTAATGTCCACTCGTACACCATTCTCTCCATCCTCAACGCAGGCTCAGCCGTCGGCCGTTTCCTTCCCgggctcgccgccgacaagtATGGGAGGTTCAacatcatcctcatcaccATTGCCTTGTGTTTCGTCTCGGTTTTCGGGCTCTGGCTGCCCTCGGGGAACTCCCAGTCCATGCTCCTTGCCTTTGTTGCCATCTTCGGGTTcgccagcggcagcaactTGGGGTTGGTACCGGTGTGTCTCGGCCAACTCTGCGATGCAAGAGATTATGGACGCTTCCTGTCAACGGCCATGGTGATGGCCAGTTTCGGCACGCTGAGCAGTCTACCGGTTGCTGGAGCAATCTTGGAATCGAACAAAGGGGGTCAAAACTGGGAGGGGTTGATCATCTTCTCCGGCGTCTCCTATGTACTGGCGTTTATCTGCTATGCCGCAGTCCGGGTGCTGGCTGTTGGATGGACATTGTCAGCAAGGTTCTGA
- a CDS encoding Serin endopeptidase — protein sequence MKSLFKQAASVACLPWLAAAAFNEAFVVEFDGSVALTAEALMGQAQVSLADAGLDCTTSQRYYFNHPLFQGASLNVHCSQDGVSQKSVLTTVQSVDGVLKAWPVTVTEPALNRFKVPGITDGERTGRGFAEYKRDLSRLSSLHTRDGAVVDSLSTHVDTGVSKLHAANTTGSGVLVAVIDSGFDVNALGLSKTNIAYTLDITDGGNDVADNCTVHGTHVLGIVGAKGAEAKYGVIGVAPDATYEIYRIDTCNGQGATVDALINGFLAAADRGADIITCSYGGTLAFPEDPWSVVATRLFENGTSVFLPSGNGGPGIFTGLSPGAADAITSVGSADNSVTPYYTWEGNWTAGGDAGPIRFTPGTPFNFPPNNKLTVWTSNTPISDDCQLLPDKASLPADLTNVIFLSQYDQCWKAPNGTTISLTNEFDIPYALYYSRSNFTVSEGHLFMEVTRDPDLKGTAAIDFATASQIIKAKEQHGSVEVYIAHDVSVANEDLTYKANNRSGLLSSSFTSWGPSLRGASMPLFLAPGGNILSTFPEKLGGWGVVSGTSMATPFAAGVGALVKQQHPDYSPVEIQTVIATTARPIKWNDSKGKTEEFLAPTFQQGGGLVDAWSAVHSTTLLSTSSLSFNDTTNRPKELTFSIKNTGTSAITYKLSHVGAGSGYVLEKADWYNLTKAEAYPVYADVSISPSTVSVEPGKSATISVSVVKEPALPDALSRVSYFGGYVAIEADGSTDVNKLSLPYTGFGAPLATLRSVNRADSYLSFYNLTDSKPYRAEAGRLYTCTLNLTADVPASFPDNVYPGVEVFLFMQTRNMSISVIDADSGKVIMTPYQSSSADTWGPGNSWYWDGSDANKTFVPAGTYIWNVKALKLNGNPENKEDWDIYETGTWVLQYTSNSTLVPSNSTLRA from the exons ATGAAGTCACTCTTTAAGCAAGCTGCCTCGGTGGCTTGCCTCCCATGGTTGGCTGCTGCCGCGTTCAATGAAGCCTTTGTCGTCGAGTTCGACGGGTCTGTTGCATTG ACCGCCGAGGCCTTGATGGGCCAGGCACAGGTCTCTCTGGCTGATGCCGGTCTGGATTGTACGACGTCTCAACGATACTACTTCAACCACCCGCTTTTTCAAGGAGCCTCACTCAACGTCCACTGCAGTCAAGACGGAGTGAGCCAGAAGTCCGTGTTGACGACTGTGCAGTCCGTCGACGGGGTCCTGAAGGCATGGCCCGTCACCGTAACGGAGCCGGCGCTGAACAGATTCAAAGTGCCCGGCATCACGGACGGCGAACGTACCGGCCGCGGCTTTGCGGAATACAAGCGTGATTTGTCTCGTCTGTCCTCCCTCCACACCAGAGACGGGGCCGTTGTCGACTCTCTGTCCACGCACGTCGACACCGGCGTTTCCAAGTTGCATGCCGCAAACACGACGGGCTCCGGTGTCCTTGTTGCCGTCATCGACAGCGGCTTCGACGTCAACGCCCTGGGCCTGAGCAAGACCAACATCGCATACACTCTCGATATCACCGACGGTGGCAACGACGTAGCAGACAACTGTACTGTCCACGGCACCCACGTCTTGGGGATTGTCGGCGCCAAGGGTGCCGAGGCCAAGTACGGCGTCATCGGCGTGGCGCCCGACGCAACCTACGAGATTTATCGCATCGATACATGCAATGGTCAGGGCGCCACGGTTGACGCGCTCATCAACGGTTttctcgcggcggcggacagAGGCGCCGATATCATCACCTGCTCGTACGGCGGTACACTCGCGTTTCCCGAAG ATCCATGGTCTGTTGTCGCCACGCGTCTGTTTGAGAACGGAACCTCCGTCTTCCTGCCAAGCGGCAACGGCGGTCCCGGAATCTTCACCGGCCTCagccccggcgccgccgacgccatcacctccgTTGGGTCTGCCGACAACTCCGTCACTCCCTACTACACCTGGGAGGGCAACTGGACTGCTGGAGGCGACGCCGGTCCCATTCGCTTCACCCCCGGCACGCCATTCAACTTCCCTCCCAACAACAAGCTCACCGTGTGGACGTCGAACACCCCGATTTCCGATGACTGCCAGCTACTCCCGGACAAGGCGAGCCTCCCGGCCGATCTGACCAATgtcatcttcctctctcAGTACGACCAGTGTTGGAAAGCCCCGAACGGCACCACCATCTCCCTCACTAACGAGTTCGACATACCGTATGCTCTGTACTACAGCAGAAGCAACTTCACCGTCTCCGAAGGTCACCTCTTCATGGAAGTGACCCGGGACCCTGACCTCAAGGGCACTGCGGCGATCGACTTTGCAACAGCCAGCCAGATAATAAAGGCAAAGGAGCAGCATGGCTCCGTCGAGGTCTACATCGCCCACGACGTCTCTGTTGCCAACGAGGACCTCACATACAAGGCGAACAACCGATCTGGTCTCCTCAGCTCGAGCTTCACTAGCTGGGGCCCCTCGCTCCGGGGTGCCTCCATGCCCCTCTTTCTTGCTCCGGGAGGCAACATCTTGAGCACGTTTCCGGAGAAGCTCGGAGGATGGGGTGTCGTCAGCG GCACCAGCATGGCAACACCGTTCGCTGCCGGCGTTGGTGCGCTCGTCAAGCAGCAGCACCCGGACTATTCGCCTGTCGAGATCCAGACCGTCATAGCAACCACTGCTCGTCCCATCAAGTGGAACGACTCAAAGGGCAAGACGGAAGAATTCCTGGCGCCGACGTTCCAGCAAGGCGGTGGTCTGGTGGACGCATGGAGCGCCGTCCATTCGACAACTCTGCTCAGCACTTCCTCCCTGTCCTTTAACGACACGACGAACCGTCCCAAGGAGCTCACTTTCAGCATCAAGAACACTGGCACGAGCGCCATCACCTACAAGCTGAGCCACGTCGGTGCTGGTTCGGGATACGTTCTTGAGAAGGCAGACTGGTACAACCTGACAAAGGCAGAGGCGTATCCCGTGTACGCCGACGTCAGCATATCTCCTTCCACAGTCAGCGTCGAGCCCGGCAAGTCGGCCACCATCTCGGTCTCCGTCGTCAAGGAGCCTGCTCTGCCCGACGCCCTTTCCCGCGTGTCGTATTTTGGCGGCTacgtcgccatcgaggcAGATGGGTCGACCGATGTCAACAAGCTCTCGCTGCCGTATACCGGTTTCGGAGCGCCACTCGCGACTCTGCGGAGCGTTAACCGGGCGGACTCGTACCTGTCGTTCTACAACTTGACCGACTCCAAGCCATACAGGGCAGAGGCGGGGCGGCTGTATACCTGCACACTCAACCTGACCGCTGATGTGCCCGCGTCGTTCCCCGATAACGTCTACCCCGGAGTCGAGGTTTTCCTCTTCATGCAGACCCGGAACATGAGCATCAGCGTGATCGACGCCGACTCCGGGAAAGTCATCATGACGCCTTACCAGAGCTCGTCGGCCGATACGTGGGGCCCTGGAAACTCGTGGTACTGGGACGGATCCGATGCCAACAAGACGTTCGTCCCGGCGGGGACGTACATCTGGAACGTCAAGGCTCTGAAGTTGAATGGAAACCCGGAGAACAAGGAGGACTGGGACATTTACGAGACGGGGACGTGGGTGCTTCAATACACATCCAACAGCACGTTGGTCCCGTCAAACTCGACTCTGCGTGCCTGA